A segment of the Candidatus Bathyarchaeota archaeon genome:
GTCGGCTGAACACGTAAAACAGCACTAAACTAATTATGGTAAGGGTCACGCTGAGGCCAATTAGCCATGCCGCGTCGGGTCCTGAACCGAAAACGATGGGGATGGGCCCAATCATGACTACGCCGCCGAAGCTGCCCAAGCCTCCCATGGCAATCGACGTCACCACAATCACGGCGACGCCGACGAAAACAAGGCTTAGCCCCAGAAACAGCAAGGTCACCAGCCGACTGGAAACCTCAATGCCCTCATCAGTCTCCTCTTCACTCATATTCCGTTACCTCCCAAGCCAATAAAACAGCAAAAAAACAATCAAAACCACGACCGTAAGCGCCAACGCCAAAGCCACCACTTCCTTAACGGAGTTTTTGTCTGTCCCGAAAATTATGGGTATGGGCCCAATCATCACGACGCCTCCGCCCCGCACGCGACTTTTACCCTCTTTGCCGCCGCCCATCGATGCCTTCGCGAGGGCCACGACGATAACTATGATGCCTGCGACTACAAGTGCGATGCCCAGCATATAGAAAATCGAGAGGTCCACCATCCCCGATGCGCCCATTCAATGATTGAACCTGCCCGTTTAATAAATCTAGCCAAAAACGGTTAGCTGGCGCAAAAATTAAAAGCGCCAAGCTGCTTTAGCTGTGTCGGCGCACCATGACCACCCAAGACCTCATCGCGGAGATAGCAGCCAAAAACCCCCAGCTTACCCCATCAGTAATCCTTGAGAGATTGGAGGCTGAACGCAGAAGATGCGATGGACTATTGGG
Coding sequences within it:
- a CDS encoding DUF131 domain-containing protein, with protein sequence MSEEETDEGIEVSSRLVTLLFLGLSLVFVGVAVIVVTSIAMGGLGSFGGVVMIGPIPIVFGSGPDAAWLIGLSVTLTIISLVLFYVFSRRPRRTTS
- a CDS encoding DUF131 domain-containing protein, coding for MGASGMVDLSIFYMLGIALVVAGIIVIVVALAKASMGGGKEGKSRVRGGGVVMIGPIPIIFGTDKNSVKEVVALALALTVVVLIVFLLFYWLGR